In Kitasatospora sp. NBC_00240, the following are encoded in one genomic region:
- a CDS encoding thioredoxin domain-containing protein, whose product MSKSPMPQSPMSSSPMSDSPIRPAAGDPAEQRSTAPGSAQQLPPQNPHRASLPTARERIQEAHRLEARSARTRRRIVTGAAIVAVLALAGGTALAIGTAGGGAKAVPAAAGDPARTAGPAGPLVVPANTSGPDGTVITYGKPDAAHTLQVFEDFRCPVCKTFEKAHGKAVQQLADDGTYKIEYHLAAFLDVNLGGRGSRTALAAAGAAANEGVDKFKQFHDVLYANQPEEREDGFGDVNRILALAEQVPGLKTEAFTKAVTEGTYAPWAAKVAEAFNSSGVTGTPTVKLDGRPVKLADSSGRPLTAEQLTAQLRQAAGAR is encoded by the coding sequence ATGTCCAAGAGCCCGATGCCCCAGAGCCCGATGTCCAGCAGCCCGATGTCCGACAGCCCGATCCGGCCCGCCGCCGGCGACCCGGCCGAGCAGCGGAGCACCGCGCCGGGCAGCGCCCAGCAGCTCCCGCCGCAGAACCCGCACCGCGCCTCCCTGCCGACGGCCCGCGAGCGCATCCAGGAGGCCCACCGCCTGGAGGCCAGGTCCGCCCGGACCCGCCGGCGGATCGTGACGGGCGCCGCGATCGTCGCGGTGCTGGCCCTGGCCGGCGGCACCGCCCTGGCGATCGGCACCGCGGGCGGCGGCGCCAAGGCCGTCCCGGCCGCCGCCGGCGACCCGGCCAGGACCGCCGGCCCGGCCGGCCCGCTGGTGGTGCCGGCCAACACCTCCGGCCCGGACGGCACCGTGATCACCTACGGGAAGCCGGACGCCGCGCACACGCTGCAGGTGTTCGAGGACTTCCGCTGCCCCGTCTGCAAGACCTTCGAGAAGGCGCACGGCAAGGCCGTCCAGCAGCTCGCGGACGACGGTACCTACAAGATCGAGTACCACCTGGCCGCCTTCCTGGACGTCAATCTCGGCGGCCGGGGCTCGCGCACCGCGCTGGCCGCCGCCGGGGCCGCGGCCAACGAAGGCGTGGACAAGTTCAAGCAGTTCCACGACGTGCTCTACGCCAACCAGCCCGAGGAGCGCGAGGACGGCTTCGGGGACGTCAACCGGATCCTCGCGCTGGCCGAGCAGGTCCCGGGGCTGAAGACCGAGGCCTTCACCAAGGCCGTCACCGAGGGCACCTACGCGCCGTGGGCGGCCAAGGTGGCCGAGGCGTTCAACTCCAGCGGGGTGACCGGCACGCCGACCGTCAAGCTCGACGGCAGGCCGGTCAAGCTGGCCGACAGCAGCGGCCGGCCCCTGACGGCCGAGCAGCTCACCGCCCAGCTGCGGCAGGCCGCCGGCGCCCGGTGA
- a CDS encoding CHAD domain-containing protein, producing MPAPATTAPATTIGAVVLARLAAQAEVLAALEPAVRADEPDAVHRMRVACRRLRSALQTYRRLFAEGPARELATELKWLGAVLGQARDREVLGERLLADARALPPDCRPERTAGRLAAWFRREGDRLRPEVVAALDSTRRRALGADLAALLADPPLRGRAGRAAVPEFSRIAAREQRRTADRVRTALAAGPGPDGDTALHEARKAAKRARYAAETAEPVAGEAARRYAQRMKAVQELLGEHQDAVVAAAALRDLAAGTDPGTVTGADTGTGGDQGCADAFAYGVLYARQLAAAAAARERLPEVWARAAGRRLPRFG from the coding sequence GTGCCGGCACCCGCGACCACCGCACCGGCGACCACGATCGGCGCCGTCGTGCTGGCCCGGTTGGCCGCCCAGGCCGAGGTGCTCGCCGCGCTCGAACCGGCGGTGCGGGCGGACGAACCGGACGCCGTGCACCGGATGCGGGTCGCCTGCCGACGGCTGCGCAGCGCGCTGCAGACCTACCGGCGGCTGTTCGCCGAGGGCCCGGCACGGGAGCTGGCCACCGAGCTGAAGTGGCTCGGCGCGGTGCTGGGGCAGGCCCGCGACCGCGAGGTGCTGGGCGAGCGGCTGCTGGCCGACGCCCGCGCACTGCCGCCGGACTGCCGCCCGGAGCGGACGGCCGGCCGGCTCGCCGCGTGGTTCCGGCGGGAGGGGGATCGCCTCCGGCCGGAGGTCGTCGCGGCCCTGGACAGCACCCGGCGCCGGGCCCTGGGGGCGGACCTGGCCGCGCTGCTGGCCGATCCGCCGCTGCGCGGCCGGGCCGGGCGGGCCGCCGTGCCCGAGTTCTCCCGGATCGCCGCCCGCGAGCAGCGCCGGACGGCCGATCGGGTCCGGACCGCCCTGGCGGCCGGGCCCGGGCCGGACGGCGATACCGCGCTGCACGAGGCCCGCAAGGCGGCGAAGCGGGCCCGGTACGCGGCGGAGACCGCCGAGCCGGTGGCCGGTGAGGCCGCCCGCCGGTACGCGCAGCGGATGAAGGCCGTCCAGGAGCTGCTCGGCGAGCACCAGGACGCGGTGGTGGCCGCCGCCGCCCTGCGCGACCTGGCCGCGGGCACGGACCCGGGAACGGTGACGGGTGCGGACACGGGTACGGGCGGGGACCAGGGGTGCGCCGATGCCTTCGCGTACGGCGTCCTGTACGCCCGGCAGCTGGCCGCGGCGGCGGCCGCCCGGGAGCGGCTGCCGGAGGTCTGGGCCCGCGCGGCCGGGCGGCGCCTGCCCCGCTTCGGCTGA
- a CDS encoding vitamin K epoxide reductase family protein, translated as MTVLSAHPAHPARPERPAAPARGPVPAGRALALLLTLAGLVGLVASAVLTFDKIRLLSDPSYIPSCNINPVVSCGSVMRTAQAEVFGFPNPLLGIAAFAVLLAVGAGSLAGAAFRRWFWLGLQLGSVLGLAFTHWLIVQALYRIGALCPYCMVVWAVTIALFWYLTLHNLRTGTVPLPARLHPVVREAVRYHWVVPALWYAVIALMILNRFWYYWRTLV; from the coding sequence ATGACCGTCCTGTCCGCACACCCCGCCCACCCCGCGCGTCCTGAGCGCCCCGCCGCCCCGGCCCGGGGCCCGGTGCCGGCCGGCCGGGCCCTCGCCCTGCTGCTGACGCTGGCCGGCCTCGTCGGCCTGGTCGCCTCGGCCGTCCTGACCTTCGACAAGATCCGCCTGCTGTCGGACCCTTCGTACATTCCGAGCTGCAACATCAACCCGGTCGTCAGCTGCGGTTCGGTGATGCGCACCGCGCAGGCCGAGGTCTTCGGGTTCCCCAACCCGCTGCTGGGCATCGCCGCCTTCGCGGTGCTCCTCGCCGTCGGCGCCGGGTCGCTGGCCGGAGCCGCGTTCCGGCGCTGGTTCTGGCTCGGGCTGCAGCTGGGCTCGGTGCTCGGCCTGGCCTTCACCCACTGGCTGATCGTCCAGGCGCTCTACCGGATCGGCGCCCTGTGCCCGTACTGCATGGTCGTCTGGGCCGTCACGATCGCCCTGTTCTGGTACCTCACCCTGCACAACCTGCGGACCGGTACCGTCCCCCTCCCCGCCCGCCTGCACCCGGTCGTCCGGGAGGCCGTCCGCTACCACTGGGTGGTGCCCGCCCTCTGGTACGCGGTGATCGCGCTGATGATCCTCAACCGGTTCTGGTACTACTGGCGAACGTTGGTGTAG
- a CDS encoding CBS domain-containing protein has translation MTRAGDIMHAGAECVGEHDTLADAARIMRERDVGALPICGDKQKLLGILTDRDIVLKCVAEGRDPSQVEAGELAQGRPMVVEDDEDTEQVLRVMEQYRVRRLPVINHPEHELVGMISEADIARGMPQARVAEFVSVICAR, from the coding sequence ATGACCAGAGCCGGCGACATCATGCACGCGGGGGCGGAGTGTGTCGGCGAGCACGACACACTCGCCGACGCGGCCAGGATCATGCGGGAGCGGGACGTCGGGGCGCTCCCCATCTGCGGCGACAAGCAGAAGCTGCTGGGCATTCTCACCGACCGCGACATCGTGCTGAAGTGCGTCGCCGAAGGGCGTGACCCCAGCCAGGTCGAGGCCGGTGAACTCGCCCAGGGCCGCCCGATGGTGGTGGAGGACGACGAGGACACCGAGCAGGTGCTCCGGGTCATGGAGCAGTACCGGGTGCGGCGGCTGCCGGTGATCAACCATCCGGAGCACGAGCTGGTCGGGATGATCAGCGAGGCGGACATCGCCCGCGGCATGCCGCAGGCCCGGGTCGCCGAGTTCGTGTCGGTGATCTGCGCCCGGTAG
- a CDS encoding slipin family protein, which yields MLIIDVVLGAVAAAGLWAGLSFRVVQQFQRGVVFRFGRVRAQVRDPGLVMLMPVADRLHKVNVQIVTMPIPAQEGITRDNVTVRVDAVVYFRVLDPVRAVVNVQDYGFAISQVAQTSLRSIIGKSELDDLLANREPINQGLELMLDTPALGWGVEIDRVEIKDVALPESMKRSMSRQAEAERERRARIITADGEFQASARLSEAAAVMSATPAALQLRLLQTVVEVAAEKNSTLVLPFPVELLRFLDSATAANVRAAPAGEAEGDGQPGVVEAVEAVEAARRGVEQLELPPLEELLARVPKEERTAVDVPRVDGGDGSGPDHAREQ from the coding sequence ATGCTGATTATCGATGTGGTGCTGGGGGCGGTGGCGGCAGCGGGTCTGTGGGCCGGGCTGAGCTTCCGGGTGGTCCAGCAGTTCCAGCGCGGCGTGGTGTTCCGGTTCGGGCGGGTGCGCGCACAGGTGCGCGATCCGGGGCTGGTGATGCTGATGCCGGTCGCCGACCGCCTGCACAAGGTGAACGTGCAGATCGTCACGATGCCGATCCCGGCCCAGGAGGGCATCACCCGCGACAACGTGACCGTACGGGTGGACGCGGTGGTGTACTTCAGGGTGCTCGACCCCGTCCGCGCGGTCGTCAACGTCCAGGACTACGGCTTCGCGATCTCCCAGGTCGCCCAGACCTCGCTGCGTTCGATCATCGGCAAGAGCGAGCTGGACGACCTGCTGGCCAACCGCGAGCCGATCAACCAGGGCCTGGAGCTGATGCTGGACACCCCGGCCCTGGGCTGGGGCGTCGAGATCGACCGGGTGGAGATCAAGGACGTGGCGCTGCCGGAGTCGATGAAGCGCTCGATGTCCAGGCAGGCGGAGGCCGAGCGGGAGCGGCGGGCCCGGATCATCACGGCGGACGGCGAGTTCCAGGCCTCGGCCCGGCTGTCGGAGGCGGCCGCGGTGATGAGCGCGACCCCGGCGGCCCTCCAACTGCGTCTGCTGCAGACGGTGGTGGAGGTCGCGGCGGAGAAGAACTCGACCCTGGTGCTGCCGTTCCCGGTAGAGCTGCTGCGCTTCCTCGACAGCGCGACGGCCGCCAACGTCCGGGCGGCGCCGGCGGGCGAGGCCGAAGGCGACGGGCAGCCGGGGGTGGTGGAGGCGGTCGAAGCCGTCGAGGCGGCCCGCCGGGGCGTCGAGCAGCTGGAACTGCCCCCGCTGGAGGAGCTGTTGGCGCGGGTCCCGAAGGAGGAGCGGACGGCTGTCGACGTCCCGCGGGTGGACGGCGGGGACGGCTCCGGGCCGGACCACGCCCGCGAACAGTGA
- a CDS encoding uracil-DNA glycosylase, with product MPDQPQPARRTTAAGPSRPARPAHRPAADRTGRPDAPEHLAHPEHPEHPEHPEHPAHPEVTAAAATNLAVLDAAVTDCRACPRLVSWREEAARTKRKSYLDWDYWARPIPGFGPADAPLVLVGLAPAAHGANRTGRIFTGDPSGDLLYAELHRLGLASRPESVRLGDGLELYGVRITDPVRCAPPDNRPTPAERDTCRPWIARELTLLRPHVRAVVALGGFAWQALLPALAAAGWQLPRPRPVFGHGAHVSLPAADGGPPLELHGCYHVSPRNTFTGRLTPAMLRDVLRTAARGAGLDPSPEP from the coding sequence ATGCCGGACCAGCCCCAGCCCGCGCGCCGCACCACCGCCGCCGGCCCGTCGCGGCCGGCCCGCCCGGCGCACCGCCCGGCGGCGGACCGGACAGGCCGACCGGACGCCCCGGAGCACCTCGCACATCCGGAACACCCCGAGCACCCCGAGCACCCCGAGCACCCCGCACATCCCGAGGTCACCGCGGCCGCCGCCACGAACCTGGCCGTCCTGGACGCCGCCGTCACGGACTGCCGGGCCTGCCCCCGGCTGGTCTCCTGGCGCGAGGAGGCGGCCCGCACCAAGCGGAAGTCCTACCTGGACTGGGACTACTGGGCCCGGCCGATCCCCGGGTTCGGCCCGGCCGACGCCCCGCTCGTCCTGGTCGGCCTCGCGCCCGCCGCCCACGGCGCCAACCGCACCGGCCGGATCTTCACCGGGGACCCCTCCGGAGACCTGCTCTACGCCGAGCTGCACCGCCTGGGCCTGGCCTCCCGCCCCGAGTCCGTCCGGCTCGGCGACGGCCTGGAACTGTACGGCGTACGGATCACCGACCCCGTCCGCTGCGCCCCGCCCGACAACCGGCCCACCCCGGCCGAACGCGACACCTGCCGGCCGTGGATCGCCCGCGAGCTGACGCTGCTGCGCCCGCACGTCCGGGCCGTGGTCGCACTCGGCGGGTTCGCCTGGCAGGCGCTGCTCCCGGCGCTGGCCGCGGCCGGCTGGCAGCTGCCCCGGCCCCGCCCGGTGTTCGGCCACGGCGCGCACGTCAGCCTGCCGGCCGCCGACGGCGGGCCGCCACTGGAGCTGCACGGCTGCTACCACGTCAGCCCACGCAACACCTTCACCGGCCGGCTGACGCCCGCGATGCTCCGCGACGTCCTGCGCACGGCGGCCCGAGGGGCCGGCCTGGACCCGTCCCCGGAGCCGTAG
- a CDS encoding LLM class flavin-dependent oxidoreductase encodes MTRLHLAVALDGTGWHPASWREPGARPAEILTARYWADLVTEAERGLLDFVTFEDTLGLQTSAFHLPDDRTDHVRGRLDAVLLAAALAPLTSHIGLVPTTNVTHTEPFHLAVGIASLDHASRGRAGWRPQITSRAADAAHFGRRTTPQLTPEDVLDSELIAARLRELFGEAGEVVEVVRRLWDSWEDDAEIRDAPTGRFIDRDKVHHIDFEGRHFRVRGPSITPRPPQGQPVVAVLAHASTPYELAAAGADVVIITPQSRADAVTRLGGFGRARQRSGRPAGERIKAFADLVVLLDAEPGRAAERKRRLDEVDGSVFGSDAAVFTGTPGELADLLLEWQEAGLDGFRLRPGVLPHDLAAITGGLVPELRRRRAFRTAYEADTLRGLLGLPRPANRHTRAGSTGPAR; translated from the coding sequence GTGACACGGCTCCACCTCGCGGTCGCGCTGGACGGCACCGGCTGGCACCCGGCGTCCTGGCGGGAACCGGGGGCCCGGCCCGCCGAGATCCTGACCGCCCGGTACTGGGCCGACCTGGTCACCGAGGCCGAGCGCGGCCTGCTCGACTTCGTCACCTTCGAGGACACCCTCGGCCTGCAGACCTCGGCCTTCCACCTGCCGGACGACCGGACCGACCACGTCAGGGGCCGGCTGGACGCCGTCCTGCTGGCGGCCGCGCTGGCCCCGCTGACCTCGCACATCGGCCTGGTCCCGACCACCAACGTCACCCACACCGAGCCGTTCCACCTGGCCGTCGGCATCGCCTCCCTGGACCACGCGAGCCGGGGCCGGGCCGGCTGGCGTCCGCAGATCACCTCGCGAGCGGCCGATGCGGCCCACTTCGGGCGGCGGACCACCCCCCAGCTGACCCCTGAGGACGTCCTCGACTCCGAGCTGATCGCCGCGCGACTGCGTGAACTGTTCGGCGAGGCGGGCGAGGTGGTCGAGGTGGTCCGCCGGCTCTGGGACAGCTGGGAGGACGACGCGGAGATCCGGGACGCCCCGACAGGGCGCTTCATCGACCGTGACAAGGTGCACCACATCGACTTCGAGGGCCGGCACTTCCGCGTCCGGGGCCCGTCGATCACCCCGCGCCCGCCGCAGGGCCAGCCGGTGGTGGCCGTCCTCGCCCACGCGAGCACGCCGTACGAGCTGGCCGCCGCCGGGGCCGACGTCGTGATCATCACGCCGCAGTCCCGCGCGGACGCCGTCACCAGGCTCGGCGGGTTCGGCCGGGCGCGGCAGCGGTCCGGCCGGCCGGCGGGGGAGCGGATCAAGGCCTTCGCCGACCTGGTGGTCCTCCTGGACGCGGAACCGGGCCGGGCCGCCGAGCGCAAGCGCCGGCTGGACGAGGTGGACGGCAGCGTGTTCGGCTCGGACGCGGCGGTCTTCACCGGTACCCCCGGCGAGTTGGCCGACCTGCTGCTGGAGTGGCAGGAGGCCGGACTGGACGGGTTCCGGCTGCGGCCGGGCGTGCTGCCGCACGACCTCGCCGCCATCACCGGCGGCCTGGTGCCCGAGCTCCGGCGACGCCGGGCGTTCCGTACCGCCTACGAGGCCGACACCCTGCGCGGACTGCTCGGCCTGCCCCGCCCCGCCAACCGCCATACGCGGGCCGGCAGCACGGGACCCGCCCGGTGA